In a genomic window of Streptococcus oralis:
- a CDS encoding DUF3592 domain-containing protein, protein MNKEVIGLIVGTIVIFLSFVFVCGTFLYLYLRDQKLVRLAKSSVQGTVIGYSRFREGYPPIVEYTVDGISYKKTLQYFMFKTVTTPWGTTKFLKDYTREDMLAPSITRYSNSFVSFKRLMQTHFPLHSELTVWYDPDKPTRAYVERYSGMDKFYKWFGIGFGLALVIVYGIVILAFLSNLSKIYA, encoded by the coding sequence ATGAATAAAGAAGTGATTGGTTTGATAGTTGGGACAATCGTCATCTTCCTATCTTTTGTGTTTGTATGTGGGACCTTTCTCTATCTCTATCTTCGGGATCAGAAGTTGGTCCGCCTTGCCAAGTCATCCGTACAGGGAACGGTTATCGGCTATAGCCGTTTTCGTGAGGGGTATCCACCTATCGTCGAATACACGGTGGATGGGATTTCTTATAAGAAAACTTTGCAGTATTTTATGTTCAAAACGGTCACGACTCCATGGGGGACTACTAAATTTTTAAAGGACTATACAAGAGAAGATATGCTAGCGCCTTCGATCACTCGCTACAGCAACTCCTTTGTTTCCTTCAAACGCTTGATGCAGACCCATTTCCCCCTTCATTCGGAGCTGACGGTCTGGTATGATCCAGACAAGCCGACCAGGGCCTATGTCGAACGTTACAGCGGAATGGACAAGTTTTACAAGTGGTTTGGTATCGGATTTGGGCTGGCTCTAGTTATAGTCTATGGGATAGTGATCCTAGCCTTTTTGTCCAATTTGTCCAAGATATACGCATAA
- a CDS encoding metal-sensitive transcriptional regulator has product MTNSKYITRLKRSEGQLRGIQKMIEEDRDCADIVTQLTAVKSSVERVIEMIITENLTGCINQPLDDPEAQKKRLEKAIRYLIKRK; this is encoded by the coding sequence ATGACAAACTCAAAGTACATAACACGCCTGAAACGTTCAGAGGGCCAGTTGCGTGGGATTCAAAAGATGATTGAAGAAGATCGTGACTGCGCAGATATTGTTACGCAGTTGACAGCAGTGAAATCTAGCGTTGAGCGCGTGATTGAGATGATCATTACTGAAAATCTCACAGGCTGTATCAACCAACCACTAGACGATCCCGAAGCTCAAAAGAAACGCCTAGAAAAGGCCATCCGATACCTGATTAAACGGAAATAA
- a CDS encoding rhodanese-like domain-containing protein: METSISMADFYEKYLNENLNLIDVREVHEFQAGHAPGAKNLPLSTLEQGYKELKPDQEYHVICQGGVRSASACEFLSAQGLTVINVEGGMNAWPGQVE, encoded by the coding sequence ATGGAAACGAGTATCAGCATGGCTGACTTTTATGAAAAATACCTAAATGAAAATCTAAACCTTATCGATGTACGTGAAGTGCATGAATTTCAAGCAGGACATGCACCAGGTGCCAAAAATCTTCCGTTAAGTACCTTGGAGCAAGGTTACAAAGAACTCAAACCCGACCAGGAATACCATGTCATCTGTCAAGGTGGAGTACGCTCTGCATCTGCTTGTGAATTTCTAAGCGCCCAAGGCCTCACCGTTATCAATGTAGAAGGTGGTATGAATGCTTGGCCCGGTCAAGTAGAATAA
- a CDS encoding rhodanese-like domain-containing protein, which produces MFHLLFTKIDSISTSELEAKLREPIQLLDVRTPMEFRRGHIKNAKNVPLTEIGSYTPATKETLYVICHSGVRSKLAAKKLKKKGYDVINVRGGMSAWTGKVI; this is translated from the coding sequence ATGTTTCACTTATTATTTACAAAGATTGACAGTATTTCTACCAGCGAGTTAGAAGCCAAACTCAGAGAACCAATTCAGCTACTAGATGTTCGGACGCCTATGGAATTCCGTAGAGGCCATATCAAAAATGCAAAAAATGTTCCTTTAACGGAAATCGGATCTTACACACCTGCGACAAAAGAAACACTTTATGTCATTTGTCACTCTGGTGTGCGAAGTAAACTTGCTGCGAAAAAGCTTAAGAAAAAAGGCTATGATGTCATCAATGTACGAGGCGGTATGAGCGCTTGGACAGGCAAGGTCATCTAG
- a CDS encoding sugar O-acetyltransferase, translated as MASEYQKMIAGEPYRPSDPELRTLAQASRQKQAAFNKEEDPLKGSEIIKTWFGSTGQNLYINPRLVVDYGVNIHLGENFYSNWNLTMLDVCPIRIGDNAMLGPNCQFLTPLHPLDPHERNSGVEYGKPITIGDNFWAGGGVIVLPGVTLGNNVVAGAGAVITKSFGDNVVLAGNPARVIKEIPVKEN; from the coding sequence ATGGCTAGCGAATACCAGAAAATGATAGCAGGGGAGCCTTACCGTCCGTCGGACCCTGAATTACGGACCTTGGCGCAGGCTTCTCGCCAAAAACAAGCTGCCTTTAACAAGGAAGAAGATCCCTTGAAGGGATCCGAAATCATCAAGACTTGGTTTGGCTCAACTGGGCAAAATCTTTATATCAATCCACGCTTGGTGGTGGACTACGGTGTCAATATCCATCTAGGGGAAAATTTTTATTCTAATTGGAACTTGACCATGCTGGATGTTTGTCCGATTCGCATCGGAGACAACGCCATGCTTGGCCCCAACTGTCAGTTTTTAACCCCACTCCATCCACTGGATCCACATGAACGCAATTCAGGGGTTGAATACGGGAAGCCCATCACCATTGGAGATAATTTCTGGGCTGGAGGTGGCGTCATTGTCCTTCCTGGAGTGACACTGGGAAATAATGTCGTTGCTGGAGCAGGGGCCGTGATCACCAAGTCCTTCGGAGACAATGTTGTTCTAGCTGGCAATCCTGCGCGTGTCATCAAGGAAATCCCAGTAAAAGAAAACTAA
- a CDS encoding DUF4956 domain-containing protein, with the protein MSNLFNSIFNDATATADPLQLLLALVVSLFLGLALSWAYKQRTLYTREFVISLTLLPCLMTLVIFLVNGSLGTSIAVAGTFSLIRFRSATSGSRELIAIFLAMIIGLAAGTGYLFLAVLFTGFILGIWLLLEKQQSKSNHQRRRLLTITLPNKEDRLDTIQVALDQFCTESDLISVDTSNAGESLQTVYEVDLHPQVDDFQLTSYLTSKISQCDVSLTKKAKKKKNL; encoded by the coding sequence ATGTCTAACCTTTTTAACTCTATTTTCAACGACGCAACCGCCACTGCTGACCCACTCCAACTCCTACTCGCCCTTGTTGTCAGCCTTTTTCTAGGACTAGCACTCAGCTGGGCCTACAAGCAACGGACTCTTTACACACGGGAATTTGTCATCAGTTTGACCCTTTTACCTTGTTTGATGACGCTGGTTATCTTCCTCGTCAATGGCAGTCTCGGAACGTCGATTGCAGTAGCAGGGACCTTTAGTCTCATTCGTTTCCGTTCTGCAACGAGTGGCTCTCGTGAGCTAATCGCTATCTTTCTAGCCATGATCATCGGTCTGGCGGCAGGGACAGGCTACCTTTTCTTAGCCGTACTCTTCACGGGCTTTATCCTAGGTATTTGGCTCCTTTTGGAAAAACAACAAAGCAAGAGCAATCACCAACGTCGTAGACTCTTGACCATCACCCTTCCCAATAAAGAAGACCGCCTGGATACTATCCAGGTTGCGCTGGATCAATTTTGCACTGAGTCTGACCTTATCTCAGTAGATACTAGCAATGCTGGTGAATCCTTGCAAACCGTCTACGAAGTCGACCTCCATCCTCAAGTAGACGACTTCCAACTGACAAGTTACCTGACAAGCAAGATATCTCAGTGCGATGTTTCCTTGACCAAGAAAGCCAAAAAGAAGAAAAATCTATAA
- a CDS encoding polyphosphate polymerase domain-containing protein — MKPLETSFERIETKYLVSKTDLQDLIEDLKDYLVEDDYPTSTISNIYFDTEDFQLIQESLQDQHKKEKIRMRTYLAQPSADSPVFLEIKSKDDTGVGHKHRVLAQSDTITQLITKGWGGSLIKDSFLVAEVQKLRQRYSEVLKPCIYISYDRFSLKEKKKIQGFPYQKIRVTLDQNLIYRDKQVCLFADKNGLPLLEDDLVIMEIKAPGDKPQWLQDILDKYGLVEQKFSKYSCAYHKSQGLAYAPQPIGESAGNAYV; from the coding sequence ATGAAACCCCTAGAAACAAGCTTTGAACGGATCGAAACCAAGTACCTGGTCTCTAAAACAGACCTACAGGATTTAATAGAAGATTTGAAAGACTACCTCGTCGAGGACGACTATCCGACTTCGACCATTTCCAATATCTACTTTGATACAGAAGATTTTCAGCTCATCCAAGAATCCTTGCAGGATCAGCATAAGAAGGAAAAAATCCGTATGCGGACCTATCTCGCGCAACCAAGCGCTGACAGCCCCGTCTTTCTAGAAATCAAGTCCAAAGATGATACCGGTGTCGGTCATAAGCACCGCGTCCTAGCTCAGTCAGATACCATCACCCAGCTCATCACTAAGGGGTGGGGAGGAAGCCTGATCAAAGATAGCTTTCTGGTAGCAGAGGTACAAAAGCTACGCCAACGCTACAGTGAGGTTCTCAAACCATGTATCTATATCTCTTATGACCGTTTTTCACTAAAAGAAAAAAAGAAAATTCAAGGATTCCCCTACCAGAAAATTCGTGTCACTCTTGACCAAAACCTGATCTATCGTGATAAACAGGTCTGCCTATTTGCTGACAAAAATGGCCTGCCTCTCTTAGAAGACGACCTGGTCATCATGGAAATCAAGGCACCTGGTGACAAACCGCAATGGCTACAGGATATCCTTGATAAATATGGGCTGGTAGAGCAAAAATTCTCAAAATACTCCTGCGCCTACCATAAATCACAAGGACTGGCCTATGCCCCACAACCCATCGGAGAAAGTGCAGGTAACGCTTATGTCTAA
- a CDS encoding carbohydrate-binding domain-containing protein yields MKSKKWTLLVTSLTAMVLMAACAQSTTTSNTNATTNSATTTATKTNQSSYFTEKDYDTSYDESTASKIELSGSSANVSGDGVTVSESTVTITNSGTYVISGQSDGVQIKVEADKSADVHLVLKGATMTNTNAAISATSAGHVYLTLAEGTTNSLSDSSSNSDEKADAALFSKVDLTINGKGTLNVDGKKNNGIKANDTLHITGGTYNITAVGDAFNVNDELNITGTTMTIDVKEDGVKVDNDEDTSVGTMYLSNNNITVTAGDDGIHASGDLVIDSGTYTVKNSTEGLEGKSITINGGDISIYSTDDGVNAANKNAQQSEIFFTMNGGSLTVEVGQGDTDPIDSNGNITVTGGTIKMTGQTGFDFDGTATYTGGDIYLNGEKQTEIVNSMPGGGGPNGGPQGGGPAPGGQG; encoded by the coding sequence ATGAAATCAAAAAAATGGACCCTACTCGTAACGAGTTTAACGGCAATGGTGCTGATGGCAGCATGTGCCCAGTCAACAACTACATCCAATACCAATGCAACGACAAATAGTGCCACAACAACTGCAACAAAGACAAACCAATCATCCTATTTTACAGAGAAGGACTATGATACTTCTTATGATGAAAGCACAGCTTCTAAGATTGAGTTATCTGGCTCATCTGCAAACGTCTCTGGAGATGGGGTGACAGTCTCTGAATCAACAGTGACCATCACAAACTCTGGAACCTATGTGATTTCAGGTCAGTCTGACGGAGTGCAGATCAAGGTCGAGGCAGATAAGTCGGCAGATGTTCACCTAGTCTTAAAAGGTGCGACTATGACCAATACTAATGCAGCGATATCTGCGACATCAGCTGGCCATGTCTACTTGACTCTAGCAGAGGGAACCACCAACAGTCTCTCTGACTCAAGCTCTAACAGCGACGAAAAAGCAGACGCAGCTCTCTTTTCTAAGGTGGATTTGACCATCAACGGGAAAGGAACTCTCAATGTAGATGGCAAGAAGAACAACGGGATCAAGGCTAATGACACTCTCCACATCACGGGTGGCACCTATAACATCACAGCAGTTGGCGATGCCTTTAATGTCAATGATGAACTCAACATCACTGGTACGACCATGACCATCGATGTCAAGGAAGATGGTGTCAAAGTTGATAATGATGAGGATACTTCAGTCGGGACCATGTACCTATCCAACAACAACATCACCGTCACAGCAGGAGATGATGGCATCCACGCTTCTGGAGACCTGGTTATCGATAGTGGTACCTACACCGTCAAGAATTCGACAGAAGGACTTGAAGGTAAGTCCATCACTATCAACGGTGGGGACATTAGCATCTATTCGACAGATGATGGAGTCAACGCAGCTAATAAAAACGCCCAACAGAGTGAAATCTTCTTCACCATGAACGGTGGGAGCCTGACAGTAGAAGTCGGCCAAGGAGACACAGATCCAATCGACTCGAACGGTAATATCACAGTTACAGGCGGAACCATTAAAATGACTGGTCAAACAGGTTTTGACTTTGATGGAACTGCGACCTACACAGGTGGAGATATCTATCTCAACGGCGAAAAACAAACGGAAATCGTCAACTCTATGCCTGGAGGCGGAGGACCAAATGGAGGCCCTCAAGGTGGTGGTCCAGCCCCTGGCGGACAAGGATAA
- a CDS encoding ABC transporter ATP-binding protein: protein MKTLLHLQDLDKSFGRQMVLNHISFELQPGEIIGLIGPSGAGKSTMIKTMLGMEKADGGVALVLGHTMPNRHILGDIGYMAQSDALYETLSGQENLEFFGQLKGLSKKDLKAEIAYIAQVVDLTDYLNKAVSGYSGGMKRRLSLAIALLGNPQLLILDEPTVGIDPSLRKKIWKELFALRDNGVGILVTTHVMDEAELADKVGLLLGGKIIAFDTPQHLKESYQVSSIEEVFLKAEGE from the coding sequence ATGAAAACATTACTACATTTACAAGATTTAGATAAGTCTTTTGGTCGTCAAATGGTTTTGAATCATATCAGCTTTGAATTGCAGCCGGGAGAAATTATAGGTTTAATTGGTCCGTCTGGTGCTGGTAAATCAACTATGATTAAGACCATGTTAGGGATGGAAAAAGCTGACGGAGGGGTTGCTTTGGTATTGGGTCATACTATGCCCAATCGCCATATTTTAGGAGATATTGGCTATATGGCCCAATCAGATGCTTTATACGAGACCTTGTCAGGCCAAGAAAATCTGGAATTTTTTGGTCAGCTAAAGGGGCTTTCTAAAAAAGACCTAAAGGCGGAAATTGCTTATATAGCTCAAGTAGTAGATCTGACAGACTACTTAAACAAGGCGGTATCTGGTTATTCTGGAGGAATGAAACGGCGTTTGTCACTGGCTATCGCGCTTTTAGGAAATCCTCAACTCTTGATTTTGGACGAACCGACAGTTGGAATTGACCCTTCTCTTCGAAAGAAAATCTGGAAAGAATTATTCGCGCTTAGAGACAATGGGGTAGGGATATTAGTTACTACCCATGTTATGGATGAAGCAGAGTTGGCGGATAAGGTCGGCTTATTATTAGGCGGAAAAATCATTGCTTTTGATACACCGCAACACTTAAAAGAAAGTTATCAAGTTTCAAGTATTGAAGAAGTATTTTTAAAAGCAGAAGGTGAGTAA
- a CDS encoding ABC transporter permease produces the protein MRTIAIAKKVIKELLRDKRTLALMFIAPVFIMWLMNLMFSASTTVNVKLATQDLPTGLVTKMDELDHVDVETYQGLDQAKEALANEKVDAVISYKDGEYQVDYANTDASKTSMIRQVLRTSIASEGTDQLVSRVKQALPQLDSDAKTPEIKESYQYGDENTSFFTSMIPVLIGFVVFFFVFLISGMALLKERTSGTLERLLATPVKRSEIVYGYMLSYGIIAIFQTAVVVLAAIWLLDVEVVGSILNVIIVNVVLALVALAFGILLSTLAKSEFQMMQFIPLVIMPQLFFSGIIPLSSMGEWALTVGKFLPLTYSGDAISQIILYGHNLGDILSNLGVLMIFLIILTILNIVGLRRYRKV, from the coding sequence ATGAGAACAATAGCGATTGCAAAAAAAGTCATCAAAGAATTACTTCGTGACAAACGAACTCTAGCCCTGATGTTTATAGCACCTGTTTTTATCATGTGGTTGATGAACCTCATGTTTTCAGCTAGTACAACCGTGAATGTCAAGTTAGCAACACAGGATCTACCAACTGGTTTGGTAACGAAAATGGATGAGCTCGATCATGTGGACGTCGAGACTTATCAAGGCTTAGATCAAGCCAAAGAAGCGCTAGCAAATGAAAAAGTCGATGCTGTGATTTCTTATAAAGACGGTGAGTACCAGGTCGACTACGCAAACACAGACGCCTCCAAAACATCTATGATACGACAAGTGTTACGAACGAGTATCGCCAGTGAAGGCACCGATCAGTTAGTATCTCGTGTTAAACAAGCTCTTCCACAATTGGACTCGGACGCAAAAACACCAGAAATCAAGGAGTCTTACCAGTATGGAGATGAAAATACAAGCTTCTTTACCAGTATGATTCCGGTTTTGATAGGTTTTGTAGTTTTCTTCTTTGTCTTTTTGATTTCAGGTATGGCGCTTTTGAAAGAGCGCACCAGTGGAACACTAGAACGTTTGTTAGCAACACCAGTGAAACGATCTGAAATCGTCTATGGCTATATGTTGTCTTACGGTATTATTGCGATTTTTCAAACGGCAGTTGTCGTTTTAGCAGCAATTTGGCTACTAGATGTAGAAGTTGTAGGAAGTATTTTAAATGTTATAATAGTTAATGTGGTACTGGCTCTTGTAGCACTAGCTTTTGGAATTCTCTTGTCTACTCTAGCAAAATCAGAATTCCAAATGATGCAATTTATTCCTCTCGTGATTATGCCCCAACTTTTTTTCTCAGGAATTATTCCATTGTCATCCATGGGAGAATGGGCTCTAACTGTGGGGAAATTTTTGCCATTAACCTATTCTGGTGATGCAATAAGCCAGATTATTCTTTACGGGCACAATCTTGGTGATATTTTGTCAAATCTTGGTGTTTTAATGATTTTCTTGATCATTTTAACAATTCTCAATATTGTTGGATTGCGTCGTTATCGTAAAGTTTAG
- a CDS encoding TetR/AcrR family transcriptional regulator: MDKTVFESFEDYLEEANYPQGKKKIMQAAVDLISTRSYHGTSTLHIAERAGLSQATLFKYFKTKDDLLTAILHPVVPSIFGSFFEELLAFETTEERVRYLVHDRMSYLKKNRALMKIILQESFSNKKLKNEQIFIWNAIQDKLRVLHKELLADPRVNPEITIPQMVRICVGPLLAYFAQLYIVSDNGEIKEEDLDLLEKQILGALWK, from the coding sequence ATGGATAAGACTGTTTTTGAATCGTTTGAAGATTACTTAGAAGAAGCGAATTACCCTCAAGGAAAGAAAAAAATCATGCAGGCAGCAGTGGATCTCATATCAACCAGGAGTTACCATGGGACCTCAACTCTTCACATAGCTGAGCGTGCTGGACTAAGCCAGGCAACTTTGTTTAAGTATTTTAAGACGAAGGATGATCTACTGACGGCTATTTTACATCCTGTAGTCCCAAGCATTTTCGGTAGTTTTTTTGAGGAACTCTTAGCTTTTGAAACGACAGAAGAGAGGGTTCGTTATCTCGTCCACGATCGTATGAGCTATCTCAAAAAAAATCGTGCTTTGATGAAAATCATTCTGCAGGAGAGTTTTTCAAATAAGAAACTAAAAAATGAACAGATTTTTATCTGGAATGCTATTCAAGATAAACTTCGAGTGCTTCATAAGGAATTGCTAGCAGATCCACGTGTAAATCCAGAGATAACGATTCCTCAAATGGTTCGTATTTGTGTTGGTCCATTGTTGGCTTACTTCGCTCAACTTTATATCGTTAGCGACAACGGAGAAATAAAGGAAGAGGACCTAGACTTATTAGAAAAACAGATTTTGGGTGCTTTGTGGAAATAG
- a CDS encoding nucleoside phosphorylase gives MIQKHAIPILEFDDNPQAVLMPTHEGLDLKLPKKCIYAFLEEEIDRYAQEAGADCVGEFVSATKAYPVYVINYKGETICLTQAPVGSAPAAQFMDWLIGYGVEQIISTGTCGVLADIEENAFLVPVRALRDEGTSYHYVAPSRYMEMQIEAVSAIEQVLEQRGIPYEEVMTWTTDGFYRETAEKVAYRKEEGCAVVEMECSALAAVAQLRGVVWGELLFTADSLADLDNYDSRDWGSEAFDKALELCLAIVHHM, from the coding sequence ATGATTCAGAAACATGCGATTCCCATTTTGGAGTTTGATGACAATCCCCAGGCGGTCCTTATGCCAACACATGAGGGATTGGACTTAAAGTTGCCAAAAAAGTGCATCTATGCATTTTTGGAGGAAGAGATTGACCGCTACGCTCAGGAAGCAGGAGCGGACTGTGTTGGTGAGTTCGTTTCTGCCACCAAGGCTTATCCAGTCTATGTCATCAACTACAAGGGTGAGACGATTTGTCTAACCCAGGCGCCCGTGGGTTCTGCCCCAGCTGCCCAGTTTATGGATTGGTTGATTGGCTATGGTGTGGAGCAAATCATTTCCACTGGAACCTGTGGCGTCCTAGCCGATATAGAGGAAAATGCCTTTCTCGTCCCTGTTCGCGCTCTGCGAGATGAGGGGACCAGCTACCATTATGTAGCGCCTTCTCGTTATATGGAGATGCAGATTGAGGCTGTCTCTGCCATTGAGCAAGTTTTGGAGCAAAGAGGCATTCCTTATGAGGAAGTTATGACCTGGACGACAGATGGTTTTTACCGAGAGACGGCTGAAAAGGTTGCCTATCGCAAGGAAGAAGGCTGCGCTGTTGTGGAAATGGAGTGCTCGGCTCTTGCGGCAGTGGCTCAGCTACGTGGTGTTGTCTGGGGAGAATTGCTCTTTACTGCAGATTCCTTAGCGGATCTGGACAACTACGACAGTCGTGACTGGGGCTCAGAAGCTTTTGATAAGGCACTCGAACTCTGTCTTGCCATTGTGCACCACATGTGA
- a CDS encoding TrkH family potassium uptake protein has protein sequence MLFKSFLEKIKTILGRLSPARRIFLSFALVIFLGSLLLSLPFVQAETSQATYFDHLFTTVSMVCVTGLFTLPVASTYNIWGQLICMLLIQIGGLGLMTFIGIFYIQGKQKLSLRGRETIQESFSYGETQSLKDFIRSIFLTTFLVEGLGAFLLSFRFIPEFGWGRGILTSIFLAVSAFCNAGFDNFGSTSLVAFQTDPLINLVIAGLIITGGLGFMVWFDLATQFGKKKKRRLRFHTKLVLFLTAGILLFGTVSTLFIEWNNPGTIGNLSAPEKLLVSFFQTVSMRTAGFASIDYTQARPVTLLIYILQMFLGGAPGGTAGGLKITTFFVLLVFARSELLGLPHANVARRTIEPRTVQKSFSVFIIFLLTFLLGLILLGITAEGNPRFIYLMFETISALATVGVTANLTPDLGKIALSIVMLLMFIGRIGPLTLLVSVAEYQPDKKDTIHYMKADITIG, from the coding sequence ATGTTATTCAAATCTTTTTTGGAAAAAATCAAGACGATACTGGGACGCTTGTCGCCAGCCCGTCGCATCTTTTTAAGTTTTGCCCTAGTAATCTTCTTGGGTTCTCTCCTTTTAAGTCTCCCCTTTGTGCAAGCAGAAACGTCACAAGCGACCTACTTTGACCATCTCTTTACGACCGTGTCCATGGTCTGTGTGACAGGGCTTTTCACTCTGCCAGTGGCTTCGACTTATAATATCTGGGGCCAGTTGATCTGTATGCTCTTGATCCAGATTGGCGGTTTGGGTCTCATGACCTTTATCGGAATCTTTTATATCCAAGGCAAGCAAAAGCTCAGTCTTCGTGGTCGTGAGACTATTCAAGAAAGTTTCAGTTATGGAGAAACCCAGTCTCTAAAGGATTTCATCCGTTCAATCTTTCTGACGACGTTTCTAGTGGAAGGGCTCGGAGCCTTTCTCTTGAGTTTCCGCTTTATTCCTGAATTTGGCTGGGGACGAGGGATTTTAACCTCTATCTTTTTGGCTGTTTCAGCTTTTTGCAATGCTGGATTTGATAATTTTGGGAGTACGAGTTTGGTAGCCTTTCAAACGGACCCCTTGATCAATCTAGTGATTGCAGGTTTGATTATCACGGGTGGTCTAGGATTTATGGTCTGGTTTGACCTAGCGACCCAGTTTGGGAAGAAGAAAAAACGCCGTCTTCGCTTTCATACCAAGCTGGTTCTCTTTTTAACGGCGGGAATTTTGCTCTTTGGAACCGTATCGACTTTGTTCATCGAGTGGAACAATCCTGGAACGATTGGAAATCTCAGCGCTCCAGAGAAATTGCTGGTTAGTTTCTTTCAGACCGTCAGCATGAGAACGGCAGGTTTTGCTTCCATTGACTACACTCAGGCTCGACCAGTTACCTTGCTGATCTACATCTTGCAGATGTTTCTGGGCGGGGCACCTGGAGGGACAGCAGGGGGGCTCAAGATTACGACCTTCTTTGTTTTGTTGGTCTTTGCCCGTAGCGAACTATTGGGCTTGCCTCATGCCAATGTGGCTCGGAGGACTATTGAACCCCGAACCGTGCAAAAATCTTTCAGTGTCTTTATTATCTTCTTGCTGACCTTCTTGCTGGGCTTGATCCTGCTAGGGATAACAGCAGAGGGAAATCCGCGTTTTATTTACCTCATGTTTGAGACCATTTCAGCCCTTGCGACAGTTGGGGTGACGGCAAATTTAACACCAGATCTAGGCAAGATAGCCCTCAGCATCGTTATGTTGTTGATGTTTATCGGCCGTATTGGTCCCTTGACACTACTGGTCAGTGTAGCGGAATATCAGCCAGACAAGAAAGATACGATTCACTATATGAAAGCAGATATCACTATCGGATAA
- a CDS encoding potassium channel family protein produces the protein MSDRTIGILGLGIFGSSVLAALAKHDMNIIAIDDHEERINQFEPVLARGVVGDITDEELLLSAGIDTCDTVVVATGENLESSVLAVMHCKSLGVPTVIAKVKSHTAKKVLEKIGADAVISPEFEMGRSLAQTILFHNSVDVFQLDKNVSIVEMKIPQSWVGKSLSQLDLRGRYNLNILGFRAYENAPLDVQFGPNDLLQADAYIMAVINNQHLDTLAELTE, from the coding sequence ATGTCAGATCGGACAATTGGAATTTTAGGCTTGGGAATTTTTGGGAGCAGTGTTTTGGCTGCCCTAGCCAAGCATGACATGAATATAATTGCTATTGATGACCACGAGGAACGCATTAATCAATTTGAACCTGTGCTGGCGCGTGGGGTAGTTGGAGATATCACGGATGAAGAACTCCTTCTATCAGCGGGGATTGACACCTGTGATACCGTAGTTGTCGCAACGGGTGAAAATCTGGAGTCCAGTGTTCTCGCGGTTATGCACTGCAAGAGTCTAGGAGTGCCGACTGTTATTGCCAAGGTCAAAAGTCATACAGCTAAAAAGGTTCTAGAAAAAATTGGCGCAGACGCAGTCATCTCACCAGAGTTTGAAATGGGACGCTCATTGGCACAGACCATCCTCTTTCATAACAGCGTAGACGTCTTTCAGCTGGACAAGAATGTATCGATTGTCGAGATGAAAATCCCCCAATCATGGGTAGGTAAAAGCCTCAGTCAGTTGGATTTGCGTGGGCGATACAACCTCAACATACTTGGTTTTCGTGCCTACGAAAATGCTCCTCTGGATGTCCAATTCGGACCCAATGACCTCTTGCAGGCAGATGCCTACATCATGGCCGTCATTAATAACCAACATTTGGATACCTTGGCAGAGCTGACTGAGTAG